In Oryzihumus leptocrescens, the following are encoded in one genomic region:
- the cysS gene encoding cysteine--tRNA ligase has product MSLRLYDTATRELRDFVPVTEGKAGVYICGLTTQGAPHIGHVRFAVAFDILRRWLTIGHGLEVTLVRNVTDIDDKILNKSSEAGVPWWAWSYENERATSEALESLGVLPATYEPRATGHITEMADLMQTLVDKGHAYAAPDGSGDVYFDVRSWSAYGELTHQKIEDMEAAADADPRGKRDPRDFALWKGHKAGEPETASWPTAYGQGRPGWHLECSAMVRKYLGDTFDIHGGGVDLRFPHHENEQAQSRAAGLGFANYWLHNAWVTVGGEKMSKSLGNSLLVSEITKITRPLALRYYLGAAHYRSTIEYHEGSLREAEAAVDRIEGFLRRATGAAATLPAVELPAAFVEAMDDDLNVSGALAVVHETVRAGNTALDDGDHAAALEAAAAVVAMTEVLGVNPLDPRWNGGSGSGAADAMTALDALVSDRLAARESARAARDFATADAIRDQLTAAGISVEDTPSGARWSLARHTDV; this is encoded by the coding sequence GTGAGCCTCCGTTTGTACGACACCGCCACGCGCGAGCTGCGCGACTTCGTCCCCGTGACCGAGGGCAAGGCCGGCGTCTACATCTGTGGCCTGACGACCCAGGGCGCCCCCCACATCGGGCACGTGCGCTTCGCGGTGGCCTTCGACATCCTGCGCCGCTGGCTGACCATCGGCCACGGCCTCGAGGTCACGCTGGTGCGCAACGTCACCGACATCGACGACAAGATCCTCAACAAGTCGTCCGAGGCCGGCGTGCCCTGGTGGGCGTGGAGCTACGAGAACGAGCGGGCCACCAGCGAGGCGCTGGAGTCCCTCGGGGTGCTGCCGGCGACCTACGAGCCGCGGGCCACCGGGCACATCACCGAGATGGCCGACCTCATGCAGACCCTGGTCGACAAGGGCCACGCCTACGCCGCGCCGGACGGCAGCGGTGACGTCTACTTCGACGTGCGCAGCTGGTCGGCCTACGGCGAGCTGACCCACCAGAAGATCGAGGACATGGAGGCGGCGGCCGACGCCGACCCCCGCGGCAAGCGGGACCCCCGAGACTTCGCGCTCTGGAAGGGCCACAAGGCCGGCGAGCCGGAGACGGCGAGCTGGCCCACGGCATACGGGCAGGGGCGTCCGGGCTGGCACCTGGAGTGCTCGGCCATGGTCCGCAAGTACCTCGGCGACACCTTCGACATCCACGGCGGCGGCGTCGACCTGCGCTTCCCACACCACGAGAACGAGCAGGCGCAGTCGCGCGCTGCCGGGCTCGGCTTCGCCAACTACTGGCTGCACAACGCGTGGGTGACCGTCGGCGGGGAGAAGATGAGCAAGTCGCTCGGCAACTCCCTGCTGGTCAGCGAGATCACCAAGATCACCCGCCCGCTGGCGCTGCGCTACTACCTCGGCGCGGCGCACTACCGCTCCACGATCGAGTACCACGAGGGTTCGCTGCGCGAGGCCGAGGCGGCCGTCGACCGGATCGAGGGCTTCCTGCGCCGGGCGACCGGCGCCGCCGCGACCCTGCCGGCCGTCGAGCTGCCCGCGGCGTTCGTCGAGGCGATGGACGACGACCTCAACGTCTCCGGCGCGCTCGCGGTGGTCCACGAGACGGTCCGGGCCGGCAACACCGCCCTTGACGACGGCGACCACGCGGCGGCGCTTGAGGCGGCGGCGGCCGTCGTCGCCATGACCGAGGTGCTCGGCGTCAACCCGCTCGACCCCCGCTGGAACGGCGGCTCCGGCAGCGGGGCGGCCGACGCGATGACCGCGCTCGACGCCCTGGTCAGCGACCGCCTGGCCGCCCGCGAGTCGGCCCGGGCCGCGCGGGACTTCGCCACCGCGGACGCGATCCGCGACCAGCTCACCGCGGCGGGCATCTCCGTCGAGGACACCCCGTCCGGTGCGCGCTGGTCGCTCGCCCGGCACACCGACGTCTGA
- a CDS encoding XdhC family protein → MTVARTDGAAYRQVGAACTIRASRTTLGSLAG, encoded by the coding sequence GTGACGGTCGCGCGAACGGATGGCGCGGCATACCGGCAGGTCGGCGCGGCGTGCACGATTCGGGCAAGTCGCACCACGCTCGGTAGCCTTGCCGGGTGA
- a CDS encoding alkaline phosphatase family protein gives MGRKTFTAAAGAAAALLAVAAWPASAGAATPAQHTGVGTGPVGGYKHLVVIYEENHSFDNLYGGWGSVAGQRVDGLQAAPRAKATQVAQDGSAYRCLLQDDVNLASPPQPSTCSDSAHGVNASAFTNKPFRIDDYIKPEDRTCPPETVYAPNGVLKDSPGAEPGGCTRDLVHRFYQEQYQLDGGKQDRYVTGSDAVGLTMGHYDTKDLPIYRYLHGQGAPNYVLADRFFQGAFGGSFLNHQYLIAARAPEDTSAGALGAKNSVLDSKGMPTSYPLYKADGTVVDGQLTQKCASGAAADYLKACGNLAVNTVQPSSKPFGGGAKIPLIDDAKYPNIGDRLSAKGISWNWYSGGWDDAEAGHPGPLFQYHHQPFNYFKDYAPGTPGRAHLQDETKFVAAAKNGTLPTVSFVKPYGAENEHPGYASEPNGSDHLVDLLKTVTSGPQAKDTLVVVTYDEFGGQWDHVAPPGQGSSTVGAHDAWGPGTRIPALVLSARMTRSGVDHTVYDTTSILATIERTLGVAPVATRDAEVNDLRRAVVLGGGLGRG, from the coding sequence GTGGGACGAAAGACGTTCACCGCGGCGGCCGGAGCAGCCGCCGCCCTGCTGGCCGTCGCCGCCTGGCCGGCCAGCGCGGGGGCCGCGACCCCCGCCCAGCACACCGGGGTCGGGACCGGCCCGGTCGGGGGCTACAAGCACCTCGTGGTCATCTACGAGGAGAACCACTCCTTCGACAACCTCTACGGCGGCTGGGGCTCGGTGGCCGGGCAGCGGGTCGACGGCCTGCAGGCCGCACCGCGCGCGAAGGCGACCCAGGTCGCCCAGGACGGCTCGGCATACCGCTGCCTGCTGCAGGACGACGTCAACCTGGCCAGCCCGCCGCAGCCGTCGACGTGCAGCGACAGCGCGCACGGGGTCAACGCGAGCGCGTTCACCAACAAGCCGTTCCGCATCGACGACTACATCAAGCCGGAGGACAGGACCTGCCCGCCGGAGACGGTGTACGCCCCCAACGGCGTGCTCAAGGACTCCCCCGGCGCCGAGCCCGGCGGCTGCACGCGGGACCTGGTGCACCGCTTCTACCAGGAGCAGTACCAGCTCGACGGCGGCAAGCAGGACCGCTACGTGACCGGCTCGGACGCGGTCGGCCTGACCATGGGCCACTACGACACGAAGGACCTGCCGATCTACCGGTACCTGCACGGCCAGGGCGCCCCGAACTACGTCCTGGCGGACCGGTTCTTCCAGGGCGCGTTCGGCGGCTCGTTCCTCAACCACCAGTACCTCATCGCGGCGCGGGCGCCGGAGGACACCAGCGCCGGGGCGCTCGGCGCGAAGAACTCGGTGCTGGACAGCAAGGGGATGCCGACGAGCTACCCGCTGTACAAGGCCGACGGCACCGTCGTCGACGGCCAGCTGACGCAGAAGTGCGCGAGCGGCGCGGCGGCCGACTACCTGAAGGCGTGCGGCAACCTCGCGGTCAACACGGTGCAGCCGTCGAGCAAGCCCTTCGGCGGCGGCGCGAAGATCCCGCTCATCGACGACGCGAAGTACCCCAACATCGGTGACCGGCTCAGCGCCAAGGGCATCAGCTGGAACTGGTACTCCGGCGGCTGGGACGACGCGGAGGCCGGCCACCCCGGACCGCTGTTCCAGTACCACCACCAGCCGTTCAACTACTTCAAGGACTACGCCCCGGGCACGCCGGGCCGCGCGCACCTGCAGGACGAGACGAAGTTCGTCGCGGCGGCGAAGAACGGCACGCTGCCCACGGTCAGCTTCGTCAAGCCCTACGGCGCCGAGAACGAGCACCCCGGCTACGCCAGCGAGCCCAACGGCTCGGACCACCTGGTCGACCTGCTGAAGACCGTGACGAGCGGCCCGCAGGCCAAGGACACCCTGGTCGTGGTGACGTATGACGAGTTCGGCGGCCAGTGGGACCACGTGGCCCCGCCCGGCCAGGGCTCGAGCACGGTCGGCGCGCACGACGCGTGGGGTCCCGGCACCCGCATCCCGGCGCTGGTCCTGTCCGCGCGGATGACGCGCTCCGGGGTCGACCACACCGTCTACGACACCACGTCGATCCTTGCCACGATCGAGCGCACCCTGGGCGTGGCCCCGGTCGCGACGCGTGACGCCGAGGTCAACGACCTGCGCCGCGCCGTCGTCCTCGGTGGAGGCCTCGGCCGCGGCTGA
- a CDS encoding phosphatase PAP2 family protein has protein sequence MDSLIVAVAQYLPFVIVAVGAVVWLLAPRSGKVAMLVEGAVALAAVGVLILVAAALHTDPRPFVVDPTVKPLFAHPADNGFPSDHTALSMTVAALVWVQRRTVGAVLAVLALCVGAARVLAHVHHVQDILAGAVIGVAAAAIGVLVWSLVSHRLPARLTGQAPSAGPAQTPETAATP, from the coding sequence GTGGACTCCCTCATCGTGGCCGTCGCCCAGTACCTGCCGTTCGTCATCGTGGCCGTAGGAGCCGTCGTGTGGCTCCTGGCGCCACGCTCCGGCAAGGTCGCGATGCTCGTCGAGGGCGCCGTGGCCCTCGCCGCGGTCGGCGTGCTCATCCTGGTCGCGGCCGCGCTGCACACCGACCCGCGCCCGTTCGTCGTGGACCCCACGGTGAAGCCGCTGTTCGCCCACCCCGCCGACAACGGCTTCCCCTCCGACCACACGGCGCTGTCCATGACGGTGGCCGCGCTGGTGTGGGTGCAGCGGCGCACCGTCGGGGCGGTGCTGGCCGTCCTGGCCCTGTGCGTCGGCGCCGCCCGCGTCCTCGCCCACGTCCACCACGTCCAGGACATCCTCGCCGGCGCGGTGATCGGTGTGGCGGCCGCAGCCATCGGCGTCCTCGTCTGGTCACTGGTCAGCCACCGGCTGCCCGCGCGGCTGACCGGCCAGGCCCCCTCCGCCGGGCCGGCCCAGACCCCGGAGACGGCCGCCACCCCCTGA
- a CDS encoding MBL fold metallo-hydrolase, producing MSILGKDSKVRVDRVVTHGTFNLDGGSWEVDNNVWVVGNDTECVVIDPAHDGRPIIKAVGKRTVVAILCTHAHDDHISALGEVSDATRGTSWLHPEDRVLWDRVYPVTPDRELADGDTISVAGVTLQVLHTPGHSPGACCFYSPELGVVFTGDTLFQGGPGATGRSFSDFDTIIASISDKLFHLPAGTVVHTGHGDSTSIGVEAPHLPEWVARGH from the coding sequence ATGTCGATCCTCGGCAAGGACTCGAAGGTGCGGGTCGACCGGGTCGTCACCCACGGCACCTTCAACCTCGACGGCGGCAGCTGGGAGGTCGACAACAACGTCTGGGTGGTCGGCAACGACACCGAGTGCGTGGTCATCGACCCGGCCCACGACGGCCGGCCGATCATCAAGGCGGTCGGCAAGCGCACGGTCGTGGCGATCCTGTGCACCCACGCCCACGACGACCACATCAGCGCGCTCGGGGAGGTCTCGGACGCCACCCGCGGCACGTCCTGGCTGCACCCCGAGGACCGCGTGCTGTGGGACCGCGTCTACCCCGTGACCCCCGACCGCGAGCTCGCCGACGGCGACACCATCTCCGTGGCGGGCGTGACGCTGCAGGTGCTGCACACGCCGGGCCACTCCCCGGGCGCGTGCTGCTTCTACAGCCCCGAGCTCGGCGTCGTCTTCACCGGTGACACGCTCTTCCAGGGCGGCCCCGGCGCGACCGGGCGATCGTTCAGCGACTTCGACACGATCATCGCCTCGATCAGCGACAAGCTGTTCCACCTGCCGGCGGGCACGGTCGTGCACACCGGCCACGGCGACTCGACCTCGATCGGCGTCGAGGCCCCGCACCTGCCGGAGTGGGTCGCCCGCGGCCACTGA
- a CDS encoding S-(hydroxymethyl)mycothiol dehydrogenase, producing MPSTVTGVIARSKGAPVELVDVVVPDPGPGEAVVKVQACGVCHTDLHYREGGINDEFPFLLGHEAAGVVEAVGEGVTEVAPGDFVVLNWRAVCGQCRACLKGKPWYCFNTHNATQKMTLTDGTELSPALGIGAFIEKTLVAAGQCTKVDPAAPAAAAGLLGCGVMAGFGAAVNTGGVTRGDSVAVIGCGGVGNAAIAGSVLAGATTVIAVDVDDRKLEWAKGFGATHTVNSRSHDPVEAIRELTGGFGADVVVEAVGRPETYEQAFYARDLAGTVVLVGVPTPDLKVELPMIEVFGRGGALKSSWYGDCLPSRDFPMLVDLYRQGRFDLDGFVSETIGLGDVEAAFEKMHRGDVLRSVVVL from the coding sequence TCATCGCGCGCAGCAAGGGCGCACCCGTCGAGCTGGTCGACGTGGTGGTGCCCGACCCGGGGCCCGGCGAGGCGGTCGTGAAGGTGCAGGCGTGCGGGGTGTGCCACACCGACCTGCACTACCGCGAGGGCGGGATCAACGACGAGTTCCCGTTCCTGCTCGGGCACGAGGCGGCCGGCGTCGTCGAGGCGGTCGGCGAGGGCGTGACCGAGGTGGCGCCCGGCGACTTCGTCGTCCTGAACTGGCGTGCCGTGTGCGGGCAGTGCCGGGCGTGCCTCAAGGGCAAGCCGTGGTACTGCTTCAACACCCACAACGCCACCCAGAAGATGACGCTGACCGACGGCACCGAGCTCTCGCCGGCGCTGGGCATCGGCGCCTTCATCGAGAAGACGCTGGTCGCCGCCGGGCAGTGCACCAAGGTCGACCCGGCCGCGCCGGCCGCAGCCGCCGGGCTGCTCGGCTGTGGCGTCATGGCCGGCTTCGGTGCCGCGGTCAACACCGGCGGCGTCACGCGAGGAGACTCGGTCGCCGTGATCGGCTGCGGCGGCGTCGGCAACGCGGCCATCGCCGGGTCGGTCCTGGCCGGGGCCACCACCGTCATTGCCGTCGACGTCGACGACCGCAAGCTGGAGTGGGCCAAGGGCTTCGGCGCCACCCACACCGTCAACTCGCGCAGCCACGACCCGGTCGAGGCGATCCGCGAGCTGACCGGCGGGTTCGGCGCCGACGTGGTCGTCGAGGCGGTCGGCCGGCCCGAGACCTACGAGCAGGCGTTCTACGCCCGCGACCTCGCCGGCACCGTCGTGCTCGTCGGGGTGCCCACGCCCGACCTGAAGGTCGAGCTGCCGATGATCGAGGTCTTCGGCCGCGGCGGGGCGCTGAAGTCCAGCTGGTACGGCGACTGCCTGCCCTCGCGGGACTTCCCGATGCTGGTCGACCTCTACCGGCAGGGGCGCTTCGACCTCGACGGCTTCGTCTCCGAGACGATCGGGCTCGGCGACGTGGAGGCCGCGTTCGAGAAGATGCACCGCGGCGACGTGCTGCGCTCGGTCGTGGTGCTCTGA